Proteins encoded together in one Ptiloglossa arizonensis isolate GNS036 chromosome 9, iyPtiAriz1_principal, whole genome shotgun sequence window:
- the LOC143151298 gene encoding uncharacterized protein LOC143151298 isoform X5, with product METGFLNFHDEEHFSDFSLSLDQNLMEKPQDLLMHMVENDFDYMETHLDIVNSDSLWSNEHEPTGDMDEISISEIPTISKIDNIKEDFAKVLTDWQEHIGYLQATDMDEYMDVIGLSMNTTDKKSFCISESVFHDEQSIQTLKSDYLKTNQKNLGKKSLQSSQNTEEPESSSKDIEGAIKQNSYDKICDEDSDNKKIETVSKSLPKESKHTRKQNKIKKDVPKYESIGINITANVLMKQKKKKKNSIQHNKNIKNTNYDKNESIPNYLPALEAGTVESLLEQFEASENTVISSYTSTKINTEYEQDLHIKSTKIQQRIKQSGITTTKTSLSQISNLHKNIRNIRDALPERVIEKIKTSRNKKLISLIPSMPNAQSSGRSNGTRMQDAAATLSRNKLLKIVTNNTKSRAIDGGLVHLDHDYCSNSNSSSSSDSNTCVKQTFSSHLDKTVTKRKEYSTEGTTRKDDSLESSKVSDNEEKSEGTVFNGVQVNGFMKLKNEIKNCEKGVLTEQESNQNNNILSNISNCINQVHSESLNTSTQKMKIRSALATSILQLQRDVLRKTKTVKTGTQKTKQMISVLKKPLNIQLPILMTTSNESIITISNALNDKVHNIIVHDTEKTFPKEEESKPPRRKLNLAEYRSRREQNRSDNSRTNSPIQPMTLVYVHHASTTTEPIKDDPGNLIWSEREIVSVLKPKIDIDEEKVRPKAVTCNVGIQTYETVFEFPSKSLIDVDERYEEQREKRTLNTSPQSCRKNRISSSSSRSRSRSNSKSGSRSRSRSSNSRSRSRKQSNTRHRRISHRRSSVSSSSSWSSRSRSRSNTRSTFSSGSRYSRSRSRSSRSRSRCSSRYSSCSRSSSRSNFGRSKWSNRRKKEKRYRRSYDRQRRHSSGSYRSYRGWKRSPSKSYRKSYENWYDREKQRQVEERRVIYVGRLDDGITNADLRRRFEIFGSIVDISIHFREHGDNYGFVTFAYKNDAYEAVEHGNDDPTLPRYDLCFGGRRAFCKVKYADLDGMASNTSNSAHIPQANEDNTFDLLLKEAKAKLHKRKWYVGDLLILFWMDSILILSVTALRPPRWARPCVQSLLRS from the exons ATGGAAAcaggatttttaaattttcatgatGAAGAACACTTTTCAGATTTCTCATTATCTTTGGATCAG AATTTAATGGAAAAACCTCAAGATTTATTAATGCACATGGTTGAAAATGATTTTGATTATATGGAAACACATCTTGATATTGTAAACTCTGATAGCTTATGGAGCAATGAACATGA ACCTACTGGCGATATGGATGAAATATCAATTTCAGAAATTCCTACAATTTCCAAAATTGATAATATTAAAGAAGATTTTGCAAAAGTTCTTACAGATTGGCAAGAACATATTGGCTATTTACAG GCCACTGATATGGATGAATACATGGATGTAATAGGATTAAGCATGAATACTACTGATAAAAAAAGCTTTTGTATTTCAGAAAGTGTATTTCATGATGAACAATCAATACAAACATTAAAATCtgattatttaaaaacaaatcaAAAGAATTTAGGAAAAAAATCTCTTCAAAGCAGTCAAAATACTGAAGAACCAGAAAGTAGTAGTAAAGACAtag AGGGTGCaataaaacaaaattcataTGATAAAATATGTGATGAAGACAGTGATAATAAGAAAATAGAAACAGTGTCTAAATCATTACCTAAGGAGTCCAAACATAcaagaaaacaaaataaaattaaaaaggaTGTACCTAAGTATGAGAGCATAGGAATTAATATCACTGCAAATGTATTAATGAagcaaaagaagaagaaaaaaaattctatacaacataataaaaatataaagaatactAATTATGATAAAAATGAGTCGATTCCAAATTATTTACCAG ctCTGGAAGCTGGAACCGTTGAAAGTTTATTAGAACAATTTGAAGCTTCTGAAAATACTGTAATATCATCTTATACATCTACCAAAATTAATACAGAATATGAACAAGATTTACACATTAAATCTACTAAAATTCAACAACGCATAAAACAATCTGGGATCACAACTACAAAAACATCATTatcacaaatttcaaatttgcatAAGAATATTAGGAATATTAGAGATGCATTACCTGAAAGAGTGATTGAAAAGATAAAG acATCTAGAAATAAAAAGCTGATTTCATTAATACCATCAATGCCGAATGCACAAAGTAGTGGCCGCAGTAATGGAACACGCATGCAAGATGCTGCTGCAACACTTTCTCGAAACAAGCTTCTGAAAATA GTGACAAATAATACTAAAAGTAGAGCTATTGACGGTGGACTAGTCCATTTGGATCATGATTATTGTAGTAATAGTAATTCCTCATCTAGTTCAGATAGTAACA CATGTGTTAAACAAACATTTTCATCACATTTGGACAAAACTGTGACAAAGAGAAAAGAATATTCAACTGAAGGGACTACAAGAAAAGACGATAGTTTAGAATCAAGCAAAGTAAGTGATAATGAAGAAAAATCAGAAGGTACAGTGTTTAATGGTGTTCAAGTTAATGgatttatgaaattaaaaaatgaaattaagaaTTGTGAGAAAGGAGTACTAACTGAACAAGAAAGTAAtcagaataataatattttaagtaaCATATCAAATTGTATTAACCAAGTTCACAGTGAATCTTTAAATACTTCAacacaaaaaatgaaaatacgttCAGCTTTAGCAACAAGTATTTTGCAACTACAACGAGATGTTTTGAGGAAAACAAAAACTGTAAAAACAGGAActcaaaaaacaaaacaaatgaTTTCTGTATTAAAAAAGCCACTTAATATTCAACTACCAATTTTAATGACTACCTCTAATGAAAGTATAATAACTATTTCTAATGCATTAAACGATAAAGTACACAATATTATTGTTCATGATACTGAAAAAACATTTCCAAAAGAAGAGGAAAGCAAACCTCCtcgtagaaaattaaatttggcCGAATACAGAAGTAGAAGGGAACAAAATCGTAGTGATAATAGTAGAACAAATTCACCAATACAACCTATGACACTGGTATATGTTCATCATGCTTCTACCACAACTGAACCTATCAAAGACGATCCCGGGAATCTCATTTGGTCCGAAAGAGAAATTGTATCAGTTTTAAAACCAAAAATAGACATAGACGAGGAGAAAGTTCGTCCAAAAGCAGTCACCTGTAATGTAGGAATACAAACTTATGAAACTGTGTTTGAGTTTCCTTCAAAATCTTTAATTGATGTTGATGAAAGATATGAGGAACAAAG AGAAAAGCGTACTCTAAATACAAGCCCACAGTCTTGTAGAAAAAACAGAATTAGTTCTAGTTCAAGTCGGTCTAGATCAAGAAGTAACAGTAAAAGTGGGAGTAGAAGCAGAAGTAGAAGCAGTAATAGTCGAAGCAGATCCCGTAAACAGAGCAATACACGTCATCGAAGAATAAGCCATCGTCGTAGTTCTGTCAGTTCAAGTAGTAGTTGGTCATCTCGTTCACGTTCACGTTCAAATACtagatctactttcagttcaGGATCAAGATACTCACGATCACGTTCTAGATCGTCTAGGTCGAGGTCGAGGTGTTCCTCTCGATATTCTAGTTGTTCAAG ATCTTCATCTCGTTCAAATTTCGGAAGGAGTAAATGGTCAAATCggcggaaaaaagaaaaacgctaTCGTCGAAGTTACGACAGGCAAAGACGACATTCCTCAGGCAGCTATCGTAGTTATAGAGGTTGGAAAAG ATCACCGTCAAAATCTTACCGGAAGTCGTATGAAAACTGGTATGATAGAGAAAAGCAAAGACAAGTAGAAGAACGAAGGGTGATTTATGTCGGTCGTTTAGATGATGGAATTACGAATGCTGATTTGCGCCgaagattcgaaattttcggTTCTATAGTAGACATTAGTATACATTTCCGTGAACATGG TGATAATTACGGTTTTGTAACATTTGCTTATAAAAATGATGCGTATGAAGCAGTAGAACATGGTAATGACGATCCAACTTTACCTAGATATGATTTATGTTTCGGTGGTCGCCGAGCTTTTTGTAAAGTAAAATATGCTGACCTTG ATGGCATGGCAAGCAACACTTCTAATAGTGCACACATACCACAGGCCAATGAAGATAATACGTTCGATCTCCTACTGAAGGAAGCAAAAGCTAAGTTGCATAAAAGAAAG
- the LOC143151298 gene encoding uncharacterized protein LOC143151298 isoform X6, which translates to METGFLNFHDEEHFSDFSLSLDQNLMEKPQDLLMHMVENDFDYMETHLDIVNSDSLWSNEHEPTGDMDEISISEIPTISKIDNIKEDFAKVLTDWQEHIGYLQATDMDEYMDVIGLSMNTTDKKSFCISESVFHDEQSIQTLKSDYLKTNQKNLGKKSLQSSQNTEEPESSSKDIEGAIKQNSYDKICDEDSDNKKIETVSKSLPKESKHTRKQNKIKKDVPKYESIGINITANVLMKQKKKKKNSIQHNKNIKNTNYDKNESIPNYLPALEAGTVESLLEQFEASENTVISSYTSTKINTEYEQDLHIKSTKIQQRIKQSGITTTKTSLSQISNLHKNIRNIRDALPERVIEKIKTSRNKKLISLIPSMPNAQSSGRSNGTRMQDAAATLSRNKLLKIVTNNTKSRAIDGGLVHLDHDYCSNSNSSSSSDSNSEYERQFSDSEKVTLFKNYGWQPSHSHTACVKQTFSSHLDKTVTKRKEYSTEGTTRKDDSLESSKVSDNEEKSEGTVFNGVQVNGFMKLKNEIKNCEKGVLTEQESNQNNNILSNISNCINQVHSESLNTSTQKMKIRSALATSILQLQRDVLRKTKTVKTGTQKTKQMISVLKKPLNIQLPILMTTSNESIITISNALNDKVHNIIVHDTEKTFPKEEESKPPRRKLNLAEYRSRREQNRSDNSRTNSPIQPMTLVYVHHASTTTEPIKDDPGNLIWSEREIVSVLKPKIDIDEEKVRPKAVTCNVGIQTYETVFEFPSKSLIDVDERYEEQREKRTLNTSPQSCRKNRISSSSSRSRSRSNSKSGSRSRSRSSNSRSRSRKQSNTRHRRISHRRSSVSSSSSWSSRSRSRSNTRSTFSSGSRYSRSRSRSSRSRSRCSSRYSSCSRSSSRSNFGRSKWSNRRKKEKRYRRSYDRQRRHSSGSYRSYRGWKRSPSKSYRKSYENWYDREKQRQVEERRVIYVGRLDDGITNADLRRRFEIFGSIVDISIHFREHGDNYGFVTFAYKNDAYEAVEHGNDDPTLPRYDLCFGGRRAFCKVKYADLDGMASNTSNSAHIPQANEDNTFDLLLKEAKAKLHKRKV; encoded by the exons ATGGAAAcaggatttttaaattttcatgatGAAGAACACTTTTCAGATTTCTCATTATCTTTGGATCAG AATTTAATGGAAAAACCTCAAGATTTATTAATGCACATGGTTGAAAATGATTTTGATTATATGGAAACACATCTTGATATTGTAAACTCTGATAGCTTATGGAGCAATGAACATGA ACCTACTGGCGATATGGATGAAATATCAATTTCAGAAATTCCTACAATTTCCAAAATTGATAATATTAAAGAAGATTTTGCAAAAGTTCTTACAGATTGGCAAGAACATATTGGCTATTTACAG GCCACTGATATGGATGAATACATGGATGTAATAGGATTAAGCATGAATACTACTGATAAAAAAAGCTTTTGTATTTCAGAAAGTGTATTTCATGATGAACAATCAATACAAACATTAAAATCtgattatttaaaaacaaatcaAAAGAATTTAGGAAAAAAATCTCTTCAAAGCAGTCAAAATACTGAAGAACCAGAAAGTAGTAGTAAAGACAtag AGGGTGCaataaaacaaaattcataTGATAAAATATGTGATGAAGACAGTGATAATAAGAAAATAGAAACAGTGTCTAAATCATTACCTAAGGAGTCCAAACATAcaagaaaacaaaataaaattaaaaaggaTGTACCTAAGTATGAGAGCATAGGAATTAATATCACTGCAAATGTATTAATGAagcaaaagaagaagaaaaaaaattctatacaacataataaaaatataaagaatactAATTATGATAAAAATGAGTCGATTCCAAATTATTTACCAG ctCTGGAAGCTGGAACCGTTGAAAGTTTATTAGAACAATTTGAAGCTTCTGAAAATACTGTAATATCATCTTATACATCTACCAAAATTAATACAGAATATGAACAAGATTTACACATTAAATCTACTAAAATTCAACAACGCATAAAACAATCTGGGATCACAACTACAAAAACATCATTatcacaaatttcaaatttgcatAAGAATATTAGGAATATTAGAGATGCATTACCTGAAAGAGTGATTGAAAAGATAAAG acATCTAGAAATAAAAAGCTGATTTCATTAATACCATCAATGCCGAATGCACAAAGTAGTGGCCGCAGTAATGGAACACGCATGCAAGATGCTGCTGCAACACTTTCTCGAAACAAGCTTCTGAAAATA GTGACAAATAATACTAAAAGTAGAGCTATTGACGGTGGACTAGTCCATTTGGATCATGATTATTGTAGTAATAGTAATTCCTCATCTAGTTCAGATAGTAACAGTGAGTATGAAAGACAATTTAGCGACAGTGAAAAAGTAACTTTATTTAAGAATTATGGCTGGCAACCATCTCATTCTCATACAGCATGTGTTAAACAAACATTTTCATCACATTTGGACAAAACTGTGACAAAGAGAAAAGAATATTCAACTGAAGGGACTACAAGAAAAGACGATAGTTTAGAATCAAGCAAAGTAAGTGATAATGAAGAAAAATCAGAAGGTACAGTGTTTAATGGTGTTCAAGTTAATGgatttatgaaattaaaaaatgaaattaagaaTTGTGAGAAAGGAGTACTAACTGAACAAGAAAGTAAtcagaataataatattttaagtaaCATATCAAATTGTATTAACCAAGTTCACAGTGAATCTTTAAATACTTCAacacaaaaaatgaaaatacgttCAGCTTTAGCAACAAGTATTTTGCAACTACAACGAGATGTTTTGAGGAAAACAAAAACTGTAAAAACAGGAActcaaaaaacaaaacaaatgaTTTCTGTATTAAAAAAGCCACTTAATATTCAACTACCAATTTTAATGACTACCTCTAATGAAAGTATAATAACTATTTCTAATGCATTAAACGATAAAGTACACAATATTATTGTTCATGATACTGAAAAAACATTTCCAAAAGAAGAGGAAAGCAAACCTCCtcgtagaaaattaaatttggcCGAATACAGAAGTAGAAGGGAACAAAATCGTAGTGATAATAGTAGAACAAATTCACCAATACAACCTATGACACTGGTATATGTTCATCATGCTTCTACCACAACTGAACCTATCAAAGACGATCCCGGGAATCTCATTTGGTCCGAAAGAGAAATTGTATCAGTTTTAAAACCAAAAATAGACATAGACGAGGAGAAAGTTCGTCCAAAAGCAGTCACCTGTAATGTAGGAATACAAACTTATGAAACTGTGTTTGAGTTTCCTTCAAAATCTTTAATTGATGTTGATGAAAGATATGAGGAACAAAG AGAAAAGCGTACTCTAAATACAAGCCCACAGTCTTGTAGAAAAAACAGAATTAGTTCTAGTTCAAGTCGGTCTAGATCAAGAAGTAACAGTAAAAGTGGGAGTAGAAGCAGAAGTAGAAGCAGTAATAGTCGAAGCAGATCCCGTAAACAGAGCAATACACGTCATCGAAGAATAAGCCATCGTCGTAGTTCTGTCAGTTCAAGTAGTAGTTGGTCATCTCGTTCACGTTCACGTTCAAATACtagatctactttcagttcaGGATCAAGATACTCACGATCACGTTCTAGATCGTCTAGGTCGAGGTCGAGGTGTTCCTCTCGATATTCTAGTTGTTCAAG ATCTTCATCTCGTTCAAATTTCGGAAGGAGTAAATGGTCAAATCggcggaaaaaagaaaaacgctaTCGTCGAAGTTACGACAGGCAAAGACGACATTCCTCAGGCAGCTATCGTAGTTATAGAGGTTGGAAAAG ATCACCGTCAAAATCTTACCGGAAGTCGTATGAAAACTGGTATGATAGAGAAAAGCAAAGACAAGTAGAAGAACGAAGGGTGATTTATGTCGGTCGTTTAGATGATGGAATTACGAATGCTGATTTGCGCCgaagattcgaaattttcggTTCTATAGTAGACATTAGTATACATTTCCGTGAACATGG TGATAATTACGGTTTTGTAACATTTGCTTATAAAAATGATGCGTATGAAGCAGTAGAACATGGTAATGACGATCCAACTTTACCTAGATATGATTTATGTTTCGGTGGTCGCCGAGCTTTTTGTAAAGTAAAATATGCTGACCTTG ATGGCATGGCAAGCAACACTTCTAATAGTGCACACATACCACAGGCCAATGAAGATAATACGTTCGATCTCCTACTGAAGGAAGCAAAAGCTAAGTTGCATAAAAGAAAGGTTTGA